The proteins below are encoded in one region of Dioscorea cayenensis subsp. rotundata cultivar TDr96_F1 chromosome 18, TDr96_F1_v2_PseudoChromosome.rev07_lg8_w22 25.fasta, whole genome shotgun sequence:
- the LOC120282843 gene encoding 1-aminocyclopropane-1-carboxylate oxidase homolog 4-like, with product MAGHYYLPCPEPDRTLGSVLHTDVGVLTVLIQDEIGGLQVKSMKDEYWVDVKPIPGALIINVGDLLQICMLDIISNDEYKSVEHRVLANSSNEPRISVAIFFNPGRRGEADLYGPLQELISTKNPAYYSNSKMSEHVEVFRSNALACNRITNHFKLL from the exons ATGGCGGGGCACTACTACTTACCATGCCCGGAGCCTGATCGGACGCTTGGGTCGGTGTTGCACACGGATGTCGGGGTTCTGACGGTTCTGATTCAAGATGAGATTGGTGGGCTTCAGGTGAAAAGTATGAAGGATGAATATTGGGTTGATGTGAAACCCATCCCTGGAGCTCTTATTATCAACGTTGGTGATCTTCTCCAGATATGTATGCTTGAT ATTATTTCTAATGATGAGTACAAGAGCGTGGAACATCGAGTGTTGGCTAATTCTAGCAATGAACCAAGAATATcagttgctattttttttaaccctGGAAGAAGAGGAGAGGCAGATTTATATGGTCCTTTACAAGAGTTAATATCAACTAAAAACCCAGCTTATTATAGTAATTCGAAGATGTCAGAGCATGTCGAAGTATTTCGAAGCAACGCACTAGCGTGTAACCGCATTACAAACCATTTTAAGCTCTTGTAA